A region of the Nothobranchius furzeri strain GRZ-AD chromosome 13, NfurGRZ-RIMD1, whole genome shotgun sequence genome:
gcttgtgttatttgtataaatgataaatgacccggacTTTTATAGCACCTTTtccagtcagaggactccaaagtgctttacactacagtgtatcattcatccatttacacacacattcacacactggtggtggtgagctacaatgtagccacagctgctctgggccgCACTGAAGGAGGTCagtccctccggccaccaccagcaggcaaggtgggttaggtgtcttgcccaaggacacaacagaaaaGTTATCTGTCTggagtcgtcgtcgtcttcctccaggtccgggtcgcgggggcagcatcccaactagggagctccagaccgtcctctccccggccacctccaccagctcctccggcaggaccccaaggcgttcccggacaagattggagatgtaacctctccaacgtgtcctgggtcgacccgggggcctcctgccggcaggatatgcctgaaacacctccccagggaggcaaccaggaggcatcctgatgcccaaactacctcaactgactcctctcgatccggaggatcagcggttcttctccgagtccctcccgaatgtccgagcttctcaccctatctctaaggctgagcccggccaccctacggaggaaactcatttcggccgcttgtatccgcgatcttgttctttcggtcattacccaaagctcatgaccataggtgaggattgggacgtagatcgaccgtctggagccgggattgaacccgcaaccttccgatcaCTGGACAACTTTGCTCAACCTGTTGCCCTGAGATAAAACaaaaatgttgcagagcaaatagaatcaatggtagagtcgtgttgctgttagccaatcagaggagagatgtccagatatcaggaagtaagactccagatcctgtcatctgaagctctcctgagatgtggctcacttctagatcCAGAAACGATGCACTGaagccccctccctccctccccccccccccccccccagcttgcttccttccttccttcctataGAGACCACTGCGAATGTATTTGTTAAACACCTTTCAAGTTATTGTTGCTTGTCttgtaaaacaacaaaacatgcaGAAATATGTAGCTTTAGAATTTTTTGTCTGAACAACTTTCACATTTTTCTGAAACGTGTAGGCCAACTTCACGTCCAGATAAGTGGGCCGCATCAGGAATCTTCTGCATTCCTCTCCACGTTTGCGATGCCTTTGAACAACTGGTGCCAGCTCAGTTTGACGTTACAAGGAAGAACCGTGAGTAATCCCTGATCCTGGAGTGTAGCGTCCCATGTTTTCCCACTGGAAACAAAGATGTCTCCCATCTAGGTGACCGTCTCTATGATGTGTATCGGTGACAAGAAAAGAACAGCTGTGTCCACAGATCACGTGTAAGTCCACTTCTAATACTTTTAAAACAATTAACACGAGAAGGTGTTTATGATTAACCATGTTCCACAGTTTGAGGCATGCAGCCATGTTTGATGACACAGAGGGGTATTTTGTCATTGGTGGAGGGAAATACGTACAAGGTGTGGAGGGTTTTTTTGGACCAGTGACGTTCTATCGCAACAGGGCGTCGCCCCACAGCTTGGTAAGTAAAAACTCATAACTTTGATTCGTGATGGGACCATTTCAACAATAAGGATGTCTTTATGTTCTGCAGTCAGAAGTTATTATTCCAGATGTTATTAAGAGTGTCAACCTGACTGGATGGCTGCAGACGTGTCAAGATTTTGCTTTTGAGATGATAGTGAAAATCAGCAGCTTTTCACTCGAGGCCAAACAAGAGGAGGAGTCTGGTAATGACTTCCTACATCCACTAGGTGGCGTTAAAGTTATCTGATGTTAAAATCAATGAGAACTTTGTCTATTTCagagacttcttttgatgcttttCATGAATGGATTGTAAAGGAGAGACTAGCATCAGGTTTGCAGTGTGAGGAGACCAGCTCTCATCGGAGACTCGTTGTTAAACTGGCCAAGTTACTGGTTTTCAAACATGGTGAGAGACTAAAGTGCACCTAACAGACAAGTTATCTGACTTTGTGGTTTAAAACACAGTAGAAATGTCTGAAGCACTCTATGTCCTGCAGGAGGAAGAAGAGTGAGCCTTCCTGCTCTGGGCAGGGCTCTATACTCCTTCTCACTCAATAAGCTGGGCAGAGCAAAGGACATATCAGTGTTCAGCAAAATCCTCCCGCTGCTGCTTCAAGCTGGCTGCCTGGCTGATAATCGAGCTCTGCATGTGTCGTCTGTGCTCTACAGCTCTGGTCTGGGGGTTCAGAAACAGCCCATCAGAGTGAGTCTTCTTGGCCAAACGCCTGCTGTGGTTGAGCATTTCCATGTGATCGTCACACACGTCTGTTTGATGCAGGCTTGGCGTCTTGCACTGCTGGCGGCCCAAAGGGATGATCGGCTGGCTCTACTACACCTTGGACACCTGCACCACTGGGGGGGACATGGCTTCCCCTCTGACCCAGATCTGGCTTATGCCTATTATGCAAATATTGCAAAGCAGACAACTTTGGATCGTCAAAATCCAACACCGCAGCAGGTAATGGATGTACAGGTGCAGCAAAATACAGTATAAAACATCAGCTGTTTGCCTTTAGTCTGAAAATATCTGAGAAAAGGGGGACATTCTGTTTTGTTCTATTATTGTTACATGAGTGTTAAAATGCTGTATGTTGTTTTGTGTTTACTTTCTGCAACTGTTCTCTTCTACTGTTTAAAAACACCCAGACATCTTCGTAGTTTTTGCTTTATTCTTACACTTTCAGACATTTGTAGAGGCTGTGCATCTGAATGATGACGAGACGCTGAACCTCCAGACCAATGAAAACCATCACATCTTTCAGTGGCTGAAACTGCAGGCGCGCAGGGGGGCGGCCGAGGCCGAGGTACCAGGCGTAGTCTTTTCTCTGCTTTTGAGGTGCCTCGAACTCGTGTACCCAACCACTTTATTTATAGAACACTTCAGGGCCcaacaaagtgctgcacagaggatcaaataaaaacagaaacagtcaaagaaatgttttataaaacaacaaaataaaaacaaaatattaaacataaaacaaaacaaaacaaaggccaACACTAACCAAGTATACGATACACTAACACCACTATTAAAAGATCTGTATCACAGAGACTAAAAGTGAAATTATAAGTTTTTAggtcttaaagggacattatggaagtgtgacagccaaaacatgtataaaaataataaatgtcttcttcatacattctcctgcaatgccctggtcctgtagaatgagccctggcatttttactgtgattgcctgtttttctgtaaaatcacagaaaaagagagatgctcgggtcgagcaggctgcttcatgcgcgttcacgctcaggcatcgcccgtagcgtttgctatccgtagctttagcagcagagagagaggcagtgccactttgttgctgttcctaacgcctagtgacaaagctagctacatttctgaggacccttagctactttctgtagaactttcttctagatatttcctgcaaattagcaacaaaatagccattttcgctttgaaccgttctttgaacgttgtttcagctgtcatcaacgatataaatgttacagatacaatagttgtcactggcactttagctcacctagtaagacattggactttcgtgcagaagtcctgggtttgattatggatgtgaacatagtttatttagagtttctttttcacattaatggtatattttttacagtaagatgcccaaatttttatttgagacttgccgaacggcattaaattcacagataaaaaagatgtgggttcaactttcattttggaacaatttttcaagcaagggaagggaatgatctgagcatgcaggaggactgacccatcataaacctttgtcggctgtgctgaagagaaaggtacagaaccaaattatttaattaattagctgcacgttctcttgtcctctgtcctccgggcctcacacacacacacacgggactgtctcagctgttattttcgttaaggagtgtgcacgtacagcatgcgcgcctcgtgcacgagcctactattgaagctgccgttacgcttttggcctgagggggcaatcgcgaacataaaaattcaaaactccgtaaagtccctttaaaatgcttcgttcttatttatttatttttttaaatgtggcatttgacttattttattttttttttttttttatattttgcagCAAGCTGTTGCCCGCATGCTGTACTGGGGTCAGAAGGGATTGTCACCAAACATCCCTGAAGCTGTAAAGCACTACAGAAGAGGAGCTGAGCAGCTGAAGGACCCAGTGTCAATGTATGACTATGGAATAGTTCTTCTGCAGGTCAGATCTTTTCTGAGCAAACACgacaaccgtccagtttttatgtgtcatgtgtttaagtCGGTTTACTCCTCTTGTCTTTGTAGGGACATGGTGTCCAGAAGGATGTTCAGAAAGGTGTCTGGTTCCTTAAGAAGGCCATGGAGCAGGTTTCATGATTGAATGTTCttgttttacaaaataaaatacatttcacAACAAATGATAAAGTTAAACATGGTAGGTAAAGTAACTAAATCTCAAACATTCAAGTTCTCTTCTAATGTCACgtcaaataaatataaataagtaATCTCAACCTTTTATGAAAATAACTAATATGTACATACCAATAAGGATAGGGTATTGTACAGTTGACATCACCACGCAAGGGCTTCTGGGTAGGATCATACAAACAAACCGCATTTGCCAATACAAAATCAACACTTTCAGAGCGCTCGGACGTTGATGGGAAGGCATAAAATAGAGGAAGTTGTGCTGACAGAGAAAGACATACCAGGGGCTTTTCTTGATGGCGACTCTGTTAATTATCGATTGCCAGAACTGAAGCGATGGCTCGACTGTCACGGTCAaagtaaaaactaactctgcataaaAACTTCCACCGATTAGCTTTTTTTGTCTTTAGCTTAGCCCATTTACCTTTTCAGGTGTAGTTTCATGTGGTCATCATGGATGTAAGCCAGCTTTGGAAAAGGGATTAAAAGTCTCCTCTGACAGTCGATCTGGATACCTAGAGTGTGATTAGCTCCTCCCCCAGTCGCAGAGCTTAGTCATTGCTGTTTGAACATCTTTAGAAGACGAAAAACAACTTTTGCCAGATCGGAGCAACTCAGACTCATAGGAAGCTTAACTAAATGACCCTACATCCCAGAGTGCTTTGCGACGTTACGTCACAATTTATTTTTAGCTACTGTAGAAAACCCTTTAGTGGTAAGCCATTCCACGCCACCATTGCTCTTTACAGTATTGACCTCCAAGTTAAAGCTGGTTTAGCGAATCTGAAGAACAAGCAAACACGGTCATGGAGCACTCACCCCTTCCCTCGGGTGTGTTCCCCGAGATGCTTCTGCCGGAACCTGGAAACCCACGAAGGAAACCCAAGAACGCTAAACATCTGTCACCGTTTTAGTTAGTTGTCCGTGGCTTCAAACGCTGTTGTTCTTTTTGGGATTCTGGTAGTTTGCCCTAAAGTTGTAGTGGAAGCAGCTGGCTTTTTCTCCATTGCACtgcaaacctctcacaccagtggtgttctgttgctaaatacacaagtGCGTTATGACAAATCCATTTTTTTCTTCCACAATATATTGAAGCTattctatgttagaatgttgttaagaggaatGTTTGAAGCTAATTTGTTTACCAAatttgctagcctggcctgccaaactcgtcctctgtttaattctgcacagagaaagagtctggtaactcacaggcagaggcacttgaggggcgggactaggcagctcaaaaatgaccattcagaaaaaagacggaaatcctgACTGTACCGCACGACGAGGTAGATTTCTGGTTGTAGTAAAAAaatagcgtctggcaacggcacaaacatcttttatttttttttagaagaaatgcttttagcgcttctacttgtggttttaaagatatctgagtcatttagaacagaggaaagagtcgcagcaaacgcctccgctgtcttcgttgtttatgagaaactgagcgccgccgtgtgtgacgtccgcgacgctgtagttttttttagctgtagtaaaaattgagtctggcgacagtgcaaacatctttgtttagaagaaatgcttttagcgcttctacttgttgtggttttaaagacatgttcaaatcatttagaacagggattccctaagtgtggtgctgccgctagggggtgcgcgaggtgaaaagtgtaatggctgcggagctcagagaagtctgtcatatgtcaccattagcgtagccagaaactcatttgtgggtgggccaaagaaaaagtaagtgggcacaataaatgtaattgaaaacaagtatattttgcgtgtgtgtgtgtcctccgcatgtgccatagcttcataataacaatgcgccgagcttcagcgctctggcctgtgcACGCCGATAAGTTCcgtatcatttttaacgatgttggagaaatctgaaggtggcgagtcattctggcagattgtaattaacaccctgtctcatgcaggttttctgacattgtaaacctcacacacagaacattgtggatgtaacaaaataaatcaagaaatgattcccatctgagcattttagcattattatattattatattagcacactgactgtgggacagcattctaacagcgcgctgacgatctgaagttcagagtgcgtctgtcagaggtcagacgcgatcCAGCGGAACCATGGCTcatgggtgcacaagtgagcacatctgggctgggcagaagcaattttacaacattggtttaaatagtgccactaacgagacgcggtgactggagcggctcatggagctgcgccgcacacacacacacacacgcatgcacacacacacacacacacacacacacacacacacacacacacagtttcaataAGCATGCgcgccgcgccgtcagactgaaggcagaaatgagcgctgcctcctccgtgattaaaaacaaacttttaagaggttttataacaacatttttcattcaaggtcaaattaagatattagcttcaattttgggatgacgtatgaaatctgagtccgctccagccagtggagccagtcatgaacctgactacaactcatgttatttgttattccagtccgcgtggcagcggatcgcagattcagccacaccataaatcagcaataagtcggtctgaggcaaaagtgaacctcatggttatagcttttccatctttcccccatagacatttgattacgcacaagtaggtggccagctcaggtttatgcagagcagaaggaagcagagagctctgggcacTGGTTAAACGTTCCATgcgaaaaccattaaattgcattgtttatgtgctacctgggcactctaaatatttatttaaaatgaaatcaaagggaattgtaatggtattgaatgttgatTATTTAAGgcctactatttaaaaaatgaaagtgatggggaaaaaggtcgatcatatttttttaaccctgtctgttgagtgactgtttagctggcgtctgatatatatatatatatatatatcatatatgtatatatatcatatatatatatgcacacacacacacacatatatatatatatgtgtgtgtgtgcatatatatatatatatatatatatatatatatatatatatatatatatatatatatatatatgtgtgtgtgtgtgcatatatatatatatatatatatatatatatatatatatatatatatatatatatatatatatatatatatatatatatatatatgtatatatatgtttatgtatatgtatatatatgtttatgtatatatatatatatatatatatatatatatatatatatatatatatatatgtatatatatatatatgtatatgtatatatatatatatatagccatgccctgatgtgggggctggggggtgcgttgacgtggtcaggacatagaagggggtgcgcggctaaataagtttgggaaccgctgatttagaacaaaggaaagagccgcagcgaactccacttcagtcaccatgtttgtgacgaactcggcgttgtggtgtgtgacgtacgatactcagcgctgattggctcagttagaattctcacggggtggggttatttgaataggagagttcccagactctttctctgtgcagaattaaacagagggggagtctggcaggccacgcTACAAATTTGCCATTTCAGCTTAACAAcataaaactgtttattttcttctcaaacagcaccatctagaggtgAGCAAAATGTATCGCACCTTAAGCCCCACTCCCTGAACTATTAATTgggcaacagagctaaaacacattgttttacgatTATTATTGCCACGTTAAACTGTATATAAACTTTTCCGGCTTACCTGTCCATCATTCTAGGTACTTCCGCAAACACGCTCATGCGTTGGGATCAACATCTTCATGTAAGGGGATTTTTAACGCTATTGGAGAATGATAAGCGTCACTCATCGCAAATTGCAAGGGGCTCTACGGTATGGGGCTGGACTTAGTAACAGGAAAAAAAGATGTTTTACCTAGATTATATGGAAATACAGGGTAAGACTATTACTTTTACAGAATCCCAAAAAATCTTACACAGTTCCTGAAAAGCGGAAAACTCAAGattgttgttttaaatgttttttttttctttttagtctCTACAACAAAACCCCATTCAGTTAGATGCTCCCTTGTGATACGACATAATCCTTGTCTGACAGAGTTTTGTTCCTGCGTTCAACGCCCTGGCCTGGTACTACGAGCAGTACGAGCAGAACTACCAGCAGGCGGTGCAGTTATGGGAAAAGGCGGATTTCCTGGAGTCCCCTGATGCTGCATTCAACCTTGGTGTCATGTACTCTCAGGGTCTGTATCCAGAAAAACCTGCTAACCAGGTAAACTCAACCATATGGGAAGTACTGTAACACACATAACTTAACATCAGTACATTACAAGAGAAtactttattttatttctaaCAGTATGTGGCATATAAGTACTACTATAAATCTGCAATCCGAGGGCACATCCAGGGAGGAGTTTTCCTTGCTGATATCTGGACCACAGGAATCCCCGGCTTTGTGGAGAGACGTCCGTCAGAGGCTGTTTTGTTAGTAACACCTGTCATTTATCTTACTCTATGCACGTTTTCCTTGTTTTTGAGCAGCATCGTCTTTTCCACCGACAGATGGGCTAAGTGGGCAGCTGAGCACAACGGATACTTGGGCAGTGTCCTCCGGAGGGCCTTGGATTCCTACTTCAGGAATGACATGTGTGTTTTTCTTAGCATTTTGCAGATTTGAAATAGCGACTGCCTCAGAATAATGTTTGACCCTTCAAACAGGTTCAGTTCTCTGTTACTTTACATGGTGGCAGCTGAATCTGGATATGCACCTGCACAATTTAACGTTGCATACCTCTGTGAGCAAAACCCGGTGAGCTACTTAAATCAGGTCAGTTGGATAATAAGAAGTGCTTGAAATAATCTTCCGTTCTTTGCCGTTTTAGGGGAGTTTTCTGAGTCCTGCTTCTGCAGCACATTGCATGTGGAGATATTACAACCTCACCATTCAAAGCCAGGACCCTGAAACTCACGGTGAGTCACTCGTTTCAAATGTTTTCTGACTTTTGACGAACCAGTTGTAATTTTTTTAGCATTTCTCCAGCTTTTATCAAGATGGGCGACCTGCTGTATGAGGGGCTTGGTGGGAGGCAGAAAGACTTGCTATCTTCAGCTCAGATGTACAAACTGGCTGCATTGAGAAATAATCCTCAGGTCTTTTTTTCTGTTAGTTTATGCATTAATACGTTTGCTATTACAACTCAGTGTAAATCCTGCTTCATATTGTTTCAAAGGGATGGTACAACCTCGGCCTGCTTGCTGAGGAGAACTACAAGCTGCCTCTCTCTGTACTGAGTGAACTGGGCCTATCTGAGCTGTTCTTTGCAGAGAAGAATCTGCTTCTGAATGCGTTATACAGCAGGTTGGTGCATAGCACTTTTCTTGTGCAGCACTTGTTAAAGTGACACAACTGTAGCACAAATCTGTTCTTAATGTCTCCTTAAAGATGCAGAGATTCAAACAACACAGACTCATTCGTGCCCTGCAGCCTTGCCCTTTTCAGCGTATTTCTGCAGCCATATGGAAAGGATTATGGAGCTGCTATTAAGGTTAGTGTTGGTGCAAACATTACACATGTAAGGGAAATTTGaggtttttacattttatttaagaagccgaaaggcgtgggattccatagtaaatatgaaatccaccttacggttcGGTGGGTTAgttaaaccagaagatcggatctttttaatgcagagattatgtaaccgttatgtatttactcagagacaacagaatagagagagtcgagattaaaagttaagaattttattacttacaattaaactaggcttatttaagaactaagtgtatagtgtgactaaaaatgaatgagacggtgaatggatgacgtgtcatgtaaatcagaaccagcaaatccgaagaagcgattagttctgacgggaactgaaggtgttgttttgGAATAAGCTTGGGTTAGTTTCAAAACCGCATGAGACCCCATCAAGCCGGTGTACTtgccttgtggaagtcctctgGCGAGATCAGGAACGTCGACGTCCAGCGGACCCTCTCTGGATACGTAGCCGGTAGATGCAGCcgcggttccgaccagacccgtctcgagttacctccggcacacgactctttattggcgtctgttcagacccagcctgggtcggtggagcttttattctgaaaggagctgttgtggtCGCTGGTtattatagcgactggatttcctCAGCTGGTcgaggttctttcggttgaagggttaaaggtcggattggccactccgacgcttgctctggaacgcttgaactggcgttagagcagacgtggcgtagttttatacCTTGGAAGTTAtattttattgtcgaatgaaaatgaccaaacaccgtcagaagcacgcctccgtcagatctgtaaaattctgattggatcagtgaaaaaatGTGTTGtgtcttttaacactacgtgaaatgagttctgttggaacatttaaagttacattactTATTACATTCTATTACCATAATAAGataattaatattttattttcacaggtcggtcacatcgtattatattgactaacactttgatggattagctttattaaaatagagttctttgattaattaaaagaaaagagttcattcttctttcttctgtctccttgctggaacgtaaacagtttggaagcgaatgcatgaccttgaagcTGTTTCATGCACACTGACACTGTCAAACGGAAACAGCTgttagggtagaaatggctccttcatcacgttacacagaaACCACACCAAGCAAGAAGGACGTGGAAAGAACTAAACATTCAAAGCTGAACATAATTCAAGCTGAGACTCAAACACCGGTGCAGCTTGACAGCATGTATGTGACGACTCACAGCTCTGTATTCATTTGTTCACGTTATCTAATCTCAGGTCTTCACAGCTGTTGCCGTGGTGGCAGCTCCAGCAATACTTGTGTTGGTCCTTGGTGCACTCAGGAGACGGATCCTGTCTTACAACTCTTGACTTAAATCAACCTGAAAGAATAAACGGTTTTCTCCTGTTGCGGTAAGATTTAAATGCTTTGTGTTAAACGTACACTGCTCAATAAAATAAAGGGAATGGCAAATGCCAAACATCCTGCACGGTGTTGGGCTGTAAGCACAACCCCCACCTGTGGACGTCGGACCCTCATACCTCAGCAGAAACATGCACATTTGTGGCTCGCTGGAGGTCATTTAGCAGTGCAGTGCTTCTCCTGTTCCCCCTTACACAAAGGCGTAGGTAGTGGTCCTGCTACTGGGTTGTTGCCCTCCTACAGCCTCCTCCACATCTCCTGATGCTCTGGCCTGTCTCCTGGTAGCTCCTCCATGCTCTGGACACTACGCTGACACACAGTAAACCTTCTTGTTCACATTGATGTGACCAGAACATCAGCCAGAAAGCAGGTACTGAGAGGTGGTGTATGGTCACCACCTGCAGAACCACTCATTTAATTTCCTATAAGGCGCTGTTGGCTATTTCATTTGCAACATGTAAAATTGATTGTCTCAGGAAGTGCTGCTTCCTAAGTGAACAGCTAGATTTCACAGAACAGATTAACATCGTGTTGTTTAGGTTTTCCCTTGATTGTTTTGAGCAGTGTACTTTCCAGTGTCTGATTCAATGCatgttgttcattattgtttt
Encoded here:
- the si:dkey-24p1.6 gene encoding protein sel-1 homolog 3, translating into MKTLRNMHFPSGFQFFCLSCLSLQIVWCSDQVLLLNPPEETLPVHLLNILYSCHAPSTVLLDLVVTSETGTVSKFLLGEWSCVPSDPVIKTVRLTLPDWLVYQADGVVPDSHWVLSCILRASLRYDGFGDAEQLVTARDVALLQPKPFFSRPIKRHQLCFAWSEQMLQLTQRFLHKCCPLEQETIDLLPTIFASTGETFGITKTLNPYKNEVLENLRLKAITSPWFTISMWLFVTRHCKGRLCGVLHHIDPHNSYATPSLFLTHSGQLHVQISGPHQESSAFLSTFAMPLNNWCQLSLTLQGRTVTVSMMCIGDKKRTAVSTDHVLRHAAMFDDTEGYFVIGGGKYVQGVEGFFGPVTFYRNRASPHSLSEVIIPDVIKSVNLTGWLQTCQDFAFEMIVKISSFSLEAKQEEESETSFDAFHEWIVKERLASGLQCEETSSHRRLVVKLAKLLVFKHGGRRVSLPALGRALYSFSLNKLGRAKDISVFSKILPLLLQAGCLADNRALHVSSVLYSSGLGVQKQPIRAWRLALLAAQRDDRLALLHLGHLHHWGGHGFPSDPDLAYAYYANIAKQTTLDRQNPTPQQTFVEAVHLNDDETLNLQTNENHHIFQWLKLQARRGAAEAEQAVARMLYWGQKGLSPNIPEAVKHYRRGAEQLKDPVSMYDYGIVLLQGHGVQKDVQKGVWFLKKAMEQSFVPAFNALAWYYEQYEQNYQQAVQLWEKADFLESPDAAFNLGVMYSQGLYPEKPANQYVAYKYYYKSAIRGHIQGGVFLADIWTTGIPGFVERRPSEAVLWAKWAAEHNGYLGSVLRRALDSYFRNDMFSSLLLYMVAAESGYAPAQFNVAYLCEQNPGSFLSPASAAHCMWRYYNLTIQSQDPETHAFIKMGDLLYEGLGGRQKDLLSSAQMYKLAALRNNPQGWYNLGLLAEENYKLPLSVLSELGLSELFFAEKNLLLNALYSRCRDSNNTDSFVPCSLALFSVFLQPYGKDYGAAIKVFTAVAVVAAPAILVLVLGALRRRILSYNS